In Streptomyces ambofaciens ATCC 23877, a single genomic region encodes these proteins:
- the dop gene encoding depupylase/deamidase Dop, translating into MTVRRVMGIETEYGISVPGHPNANAMLTSSQIVNAYAAAMHRARRARWDFEEENPLRDARGFDLAREVADSSQLTDEDIGLANVILTNGARLYVDHAHPEYSAPEVTNPRDAVLWDKAGERIMAEAAERAAQLPGAQPIHLYKNNTDNKGASYGTHENYLMKRETAFSDIVRHLTPFFVSRQVFTGAGRVGIGQDGHEHGFQLSQRADYFEVEVGLETTLKRPIINTRDEPHADAEKWRRLHVIIGDANLSEISTYLKLGTTALVLSMIEDGFIAVDLAVDQPVRTLHQVSHDPTLKRLVTLRSGRTLTAVQLQMEYFELARKYVEERYGADADDQTKDVLIRWEDTLNRLENNPMSLAGELDWVAKRELMEGYRRRDDLDWDAARLHLVDLQYADVRPDKGLYNRLVDRGRIKRLLDEPEVERARTKPPEDTRAYFRGRCLEQYADDVAAASWDSVIFDLPGRDSLQRVPTLEPLRGTRNHVKELLDRCRTAEDLVKVLSGG; encoded by the coding sequence ATGACCGTACGGCGAGTAATGGGCATCGAGACGGAGTACGGAATCTCCGTCCCCGGCCACCCGAACGCCAATGCCATGCTCACCTCGTCCCAGATCGTCAACGCCTACGCGGCGGCGATGCACCGGGCCCGCCGGGCCCGCTGGGACTTCGAGGAGGAGAACCCGCTGCGGGACGCGCGAGGCTTCGACCTCGCCCGTGAGGTCGCCGACTCGAGCCAGCTCACCGACGAGGACATCGGCCTGGCCAACGTCATCCTCACCAACGGTGCGCGGCTCTACGTCGACCACGCCCACCCCGAATACAGCGCTCCGGAGGTCACCAACCCGCGGGACGCGGTGCTGTGGGACAAGGCCGGTGAGCGGATCATGGCCGAGGCCGCCGAGCGGGCGGCCCAGCTTCCCGGCGCACAGCCGATCCACCTGTACAAGAACAACACCGACAACAAGGGCGCCTCGTACGGCACGCACGAGAACTACCTGATGAAGCGGGAGACCGCCTTCTCGGACATCGTGCGCCACCTGACGCCCTTCTTCGTCTCCCGCCAGGTCTTCACCGGAGCCGGCCGCGTCGGCATCGGCCAGGACGGGCACGAGCACGGCTTCCAGCTCAGTCAGCGCGCGGACTACTTCGAGGTCGAGGTGGGCCTGGAGACGACGCTGAAGCGGCCGATCATCAACACCCGCGACGAACCGCACGCGGACGCCGAGAAGTGGCGGCGCCTGCACGTGATCATCGGCGACGCGAACCTGTCCGAGATCTCGACCTACCTCAAGCTGGGCACGACGGCGCTGGTGCTCTCGATGATCGAGGACGGCTTCATCGCCGTCGACCTGGCCGTGGACCAGCCGGTGCGGACGCTGCACCAGGTCTCGCACGACCCGACGCTGAAGCGCCTGGTCACGCTGCGCAGCGGCCGGACGCTGACCGCCGTCCAGCTTCAGATGGAGTACTTCGAGCTGGCCCGCAAGTACGTCGAGGAGCGGTACGGCGCGGACGCCGACGACCAGACCAAGGACGTCCTGATCCGCTGGGAGGACACGCTCAACCGGCTCGAGAACAACCCGATGAGCCTGGCCGGCGAGCTGGACTGGGTCGCCAAGCGCGAGCTCATGGAGGGCTACCGGCGCCGGGACGACCTGGACTGGGACGCGGCCCGCCTGCACCTCGTGGACCTCCAGTACGCCGACGTGCGGCCCGACAAGGGCCTGTACAACCGTCTGGTGGACCGCGGCCGCATCAAGCGGCTGCTGGACGAGCCGGAGGTCGAGCGGGCCCGTACGAAGCCGCCGGAGGACACGCGCGCCTACTTCCGCGGACGCTGTCTGGAGCAGTACGCGGACGACGTCGCGGCAGCCTCCTGGGACTCGGTGATCTTCGATCTGCCGGGCCGGGACTCGCTCCAGCGGGTGCCAACCCTGGAACCGCTTCGCGGAACGCGTAATCACGTCAAGGAGCTCCTGGACCGCTGCCGTACCGCGGAAGACCTGGTCAAGGTCCTGTCCGGCGGGTGA
- the arc gene encoding proteasome ATPase encodes MAAHDDDMNRGIRPGRGSDDPAGQVAYLEQEIAVLRRKLAESPRHTRILEERIVELQTNLAGVSAQNERLAGTLREARDQIVALKEEVDRLAQPPAGFGVFLQANEDGTADIFTGGRKLRVNVSPSVELDELRRGQEVMLNEALNVVEAMEYESVGDIVTLKEILEDGERALVLGHTDEERVVRLAEPLRGITIRPGDALLLEPRSGYVYEVVPKSEVEELVLEEVPDIGYEQIGGLGGQIEMIRDAVELPYLYPDLFKEHELRPPKGVLLYGPPGCGKTLIAKAVANSLAKKVAEVTGQAAGKSFFLNIKGPELLNKYVGETERQIRLVFQRAREKASEGTPVIVFFDEMESLFRTRGSGVSSDVENTIVPQLLAEIDGVEGLQNVVVIGASNREDMIDPAILRPGRLDVKIKIERPDAEAAKDIFGKYLTERLPLHVDDLTEHEKDKAATVQSMIQTAVEHMYAESEENRFLEVTYANGDKEVLYFKDFNSGAMIENIVGRAKKMAIKDFLDKNQKGLRVSHLLQACVDEFKENEDLPNTTNPDDWARISGKKGERIVYIRTLVTGKQGADTGRSIDTVANTGQYL; translated from the coding sequence GTGGCAGCCCACGACGACGACATGAACCGCGGCATCCGCCCGGGACGCGGGTCCGACGACCCGGCCGGGCAGGTGGCCTACCTTGAGCAGGAGATCGCCGTCCTGCGACGCAAGCTCGCCGAATCTCCGCGGCATACGAGAATTCTCGAAGAGCGGATCGTCGAACTGCAGACCAATCTGGCCGGCGTGTCCGCCCAGAACGAGCGACTCGCCGGTACCCTCCGCGAGGCCCGCGACCAGATCGTGGCCCTCAAGGAGGAGGTCGACCGGCTGGCCCAGCCACCGGCAGGCTTCGGTGTCTTCCTGCAGGCCAACGAGGACGGCACCGCCGACATCTTCACCGGCGGCCGCAAACTCCGGGTGAACGTCAGCCCGAGCGTCGAGCTCGACGAGCTCCGGCGCGGCCAGGAAGTGATGCTCAACGAGGCTCTCAACGTGGTCGAGGCCATGGAGTACGAGAGCGTCGGTGACATCGTCACCCTCAAGGAGATCCTCGAGGACGGCGAGCGGGCCCTGGTGCTCGGTCACACCGACGAGGAGAGGGTGGTGCGGCTCGCCGAGCCGCTGCGGGGCATCACCATCCGCCCCGGCGACGCCCTCCTGCTCGAACCCCGCTCCGGCTACGTCTACGAGGTCGTGCCCAAGAGCGAGGTCGAGGAGCTCGTCCTCGAAGAGGTCCCCGACATCGGCTACGAGCAGATCGGCGGCCTCGGCGGACAGATCGAGATGATCCGCGACGCCGTCGAGCTCCCCTATCTCTACCCCGACCTCTTCAAGGAGCACGAGCTGCGTCCGCCCAAGGGCGTCCTGCTCTACGGGCCCCCCGGATGCGGCAAGACGCTCATCGCCAAGGCGGTCGCCAATTCGCTGGCGAAGAAGGTCGCCGAGGTGACCGGCCAGGCCGCCGGCAAGAGCTTCTTCCTCAACATCAAGGGCCCGGAGCTTCTCAACAAGTACGTCGGTGAGACCGAGCGGCAGATCCGCCTGGTCTTCCAGCGGGCCCGTGAGAAGGCCAGCGAGGGCACCCCCGTCATCGTCTTCTTCGACGAGATGGAGTCCCTCTTCCGCACCCGCGGCTCCGGTGTCAGCTCGGACGTGGAGAACACCATCGTCCCGCAGCTGCTCGCCGAGATCGACGGTGTGGAAGGCCTGCAGAACGTGGTCGTGATCGGTGCCTCCAACCGTGAGGACATGATCGACCCCGCCATCCTGCGGCCCGGCCGGCTCGACGTGAAGATCAAGATCGAACGTCCGGACGCCGAGGCGGCCAAGGACATCTTCGGCAAGTACCTCACCGAGCGTCTCCCGCTCCACGTCGACGACCTCACGGAGCACGAGAAGGACAAGGCGGCCACCGTCCAGAGCATGATCCAGACGGCGGTGGAACACATGTACGCCGAATCCGAGGAGAACCGCTTCCTGGAGGTCACCTACGCCAATGGCGACAAGGAAGTCCTCTACTTCAAGGACTTCAATTCCGGCGCCATGATCGAGAACATCGTGGGCCGCGCCAAGAAGATGGCGATCAAGGACTTCCTCGACAAGAACCAGAAGGGCCTTCGCGTCTCCCACCTCCTCCAGGCTTGTGTGGACGAGTTCAAGGAGAACGAGGACCTGCCCAACACCACCAACCCGGACGACTGGGCCCGCATCTCCGGAAAGAAGGGCGAGCGGATCGTGTACATCCGTACGCTCGTCACCGGAAAGCAGGGCGCGGACACCGGACGCTCCATCGACACGGTGGCGAACACCGGTCAGTACCTGTAA
- a CDS encoding tRNA (adenine-N1)-methyltransferase, giving the protein MSEPTGAARRRGPFKVGDQVQLTDPKGRHYTFTLEAGKNFHTHKGSFPHDELIGAPEGSVVRTTGNVAYLALRPLLPDYVLSMPRGAAVVYPKDAGQILAFADIFPGARVVEAGVGSGSLSSFLLRAIGDQGMLHSYERREDFAEIAQQNVERYFGGPHPAWQLTVGDLQDNLSDTDVDRVILDMLAPWECLDVVKKALVPGGILCCYVATTTQLARTVESIREIGCFNEPTSWETMIRNWHVEGLAVRPDHRMIGHTGFLLTARRLADGVEPPMRRRRPAKGAYGEDYDGPNAGGGSGR; this is encoded by the coding sequence ATGTCCGAACCGACCGGTGCCGCCCGCAGGCGCGGGCCCTTCAAGGTCGGGGACCAGGTTCAGCTGACCGACCCCAAGGGCCGCCACTACACGTTCACGCTCGAGGCCGGGAAGAACTTCCACACCCACAAGGGTTCCTTCCCCCACGACGAACTGATCGGTGCTCCCGAGGGCAGCGTTGTCCGCACCACCGGGAACGTCGCCTACCTCGCGCTGCGCCCCCTGCTCCCCGACTACGTCCTGTCCATGCCCCGCGGGGCAGCCGTCGTCTACCCGAAGGACGCGGGGCAGATCCTCGCCTTCGCCGACATCTTCCCCGGCGCGCGCGTCGTGGAGGCCGGGGTCGGCTCGGGCTCCCTGAGCAGCTTCCTGCTGCGCGCCATCGGCGACCAGGGCATGCTGCACTCCTACGAGCGCCGCGAGGACTTCGCCGAGATCGCCCAGCAGAACGTGGAGCGCTACTTCGGCGGGCCGCACCCCGCCTGGCAGCTCACCGTGGGCGACCTCCAGGACAACCTGTCCGACACGGACGTCGACCGCGTCATCCTCGACATGCTCGCCCCGTGGGAGTGCCTGGACGTCGTCAAGAAGGCACTCGTGCCCGGCGGCATCCTGTGCTGCTACGTGGCGACCACCACCCAGCTCGCGCGGACCGTCGAGTCCATCCGCGAGATCGGCTGCTTCAACGAGCCGACCTCCTGGGAGACGATGATCCGCAACTGGCACGTCGAGGGCCTGGCCGTCCGCCCGGACCACCGGATGATCGGCCACACCGGCTTCCTGCTCACCGCCCGCCGCCTCGCGGACGGCGTCGAGCCGCCCATGCGCCGCCGCCGCCCCGCCAAGGGCGCCTACGGCGAGGACTACGACGGCCCCAACGCCGGCGGAGGCTCCGGCCGCTAG
- a CDS encoding ferredoxin, which translates to MSVQQEAGVDGEALEVWIDQDLCTGDGICAQYAPEVFELDIDGLAYVKGADDELLQSKGATTPVPLPLLTDVVDSAKECPGECIHVRRVSDRTEVYGPDTE; encoded by the coding sequence ATGAGCGTGCAGCAGGAGGCCGGAGTCGACGGCGAGGCACTCGAGGTCTGGATCGACCAGGACCTGTGTACCGGCGACGGCATCTGCGCGCAGTACGCGCCCGAGGTGTTCGAGCTGGACATCGACGGTCTGGCCTACGTCAAGGGCGCGGACGACGAGCTCCTCCAGAGCAAGGGGGCGACAACGCCCGTGCCGTTGCCGCTTCTCACGGACGTGGTCGACTCCGCGAAGGAGTGTCCGGGCGAGTGCATCCACGTGCGTCGCGTTTCGGACAGGACCGAGGTCTACGGCCCAGACACAGAGTGA